In Salarias fasciatus chromosome 4, fSalaFa1.1, whole genome shotgun sequence, the DNA window gcggcccctgcaggccttgggcgtaatgcatcttagtgaaaaacttgtgcctgtggcttgAGTGCACGGAAGAgtggaactccttcctcgctttTTTAGTAGCGCttgagtaagatttaagtttcttttacctggtggagtctgtgctggagctgtggcagtgctagaagccagtctgttcttactttctggaagatcctgctcagttgttgctcactaagcatctggcggagtaatggcggacaaaacgaaaccgaactaaatcaggccagccggagcgtgcattacgtcattcctttcaaattctccccaaaaaaattctggtgccggaccggcactgcaactttcaagtgacagtttagtgCTGTTAGAGGTGCTTACAATGaatatcagggcacattgtacacatcattaaaaatgtgtaacatatttatggtggaaaataagtatttttaaagttgaaaaactccttaatgcacctttaaagctagCTGTCTCATTAGGCTGaagctagcgttagcctcaaagccatgctgtcagggcgagtttgtaaaaacatgcataatgtgTTTTGATAAACATCTTGCTGTATATCGCCTCAGAAGATTTCATGTTGCGATTGTAGTCATCTTCAGTAGtaattgttttttgtgaaaattattgACATTTAAATCAGGTAGACTGTgccacagaaacaacaaaagctttaaaatttaaatgtcacCTTTATTATGGCACACATTTACGgctcactcaagatgaaatggtTCTTTATATAACTCCttaactaaaaaaataaagaagcttGAATGTTGACATCAAGGATGTTAAACTCTTTTTATATATATCCGCTGTGTGAAGGAAAAGTGTCTCATCATTATTAGCAAAGTGCTCTTAAAGTTTaaactgtgcagaaaaactatttACTCTGACTGTAGCGAGCTTTTCCAGTGCTACACGTTTCAGAAAACTGTTTCTGTGGAGACGGAGAGCATCGTGTTCCTGATACGCTGCGCTCTGGAAAGTGTTTTCGTAAAACAATCACCtcatcagtgttttcaaaatcagAGAATCATTCTCACATTTGAGCAGCGCTAAgctttaaaatacaaaatgaggaaacaagtaaacaaccagtagagaaaaaaagtattttttgagAAAAGAGTTTATTTTACCGagtttttaagttgtttttctcACCATCTCAGGTTTGAAGAGTCCCAccagtttcatttctttttaaacgCCACCTTAGACGATGAAAAGAAGGAATGCTTTTTTAATTATCCATGGTATGGCTGTCAAacacgttttagttcagggcCCACACACACCGCAGAATCATCTAGAGCGGGCTGGACCGGTGAAGTCGAGccgtaataacctttaaatttataCATGGATGcttgatgaaaatgtctctgTTGGAGAATGACGACAATCTCCCCTTTTAGTGACGCCTTCAGGTGCAGACTACAGCAAAATGTGTAAACAAAGAAGCCTGTGAAGCTGTTGCATTCTgcgtgtttttccaaactcctgacagcatggctcaggctaatgctagctgctagctttCATTGCAGCATCAGCGTTCGCTCAtttcaggtctcagtgttgtgttgtgtctgccgCACTTAAgaaatttatttgaaaaaaaaaaaaaaaatcagttttatttgaaatgtttatattttcctcAGTGATttggtgggccggattggatCTTCTTGCAGGCCGATTTTTGGTCCGTGGACCTCGTGTTTGACACTGCTTCAATAGATGAAACTCACAGTTTGCTGtcaggtttaatttttttctgcttcatgcTTCATCTGCGATTCAGATGCATTTAATGTcagtgtgattttattttatttattttttcttatttgacaAGTTTTTTCTATCATTGTTTCAAATATCGATCAGCTCAACTCTGATGCATTTCAGATCCTCTGTCCCCAAACAGTCCCTCTGTGAGGTTCAGccggggagggtggaggggggcgagGAGTTTGTGTGAAAGTAGTTATGGAGGCATAAATCTACTGAGATGCAAAGCAGGGGTGGTGTCACGCAGGCTCAGAGTGAATGCGAGCGTCTTGGCGAGGACACAGCTGTCTTGTTTGGCCTCGCACTTCATTTCAGACGTCTTTTGTGCTCATTCAAATAGAAATATACACATCCACACTCCCCTGAACAATGGCCAGTCATCTGGGGTCATCAGGCCTGCGCGCTGCAAAAACAGAATCAATTATTGTCCCGCGGAGGCGAAGCGCCGCGGCGgtaagaaacaaaaagaaatttgCAGACAACGTTTCTAttaaacacatctggactctTTTAAAATCGCAACtttgaaatgctgcttttcGTCTCGCTCTTATTTGCTTCATTCAGCCGTTTTCACCTCGACAACATGTTTATGTAAATGAGAGAAAATCCACCAGCGATCGCACGCTTCGCAGGTTAATCTGATTATTATCTCGCCTTTTCTCAGAAACATAATCTGATTGCTGATTGGAATACATTTGCATGGATTTCTCTCTTAATTTATGAATTAaagctggggtttttttttttttagtgccaAGTTTCATTTCTCAGCTTTTCCTACTGATTGcagtgttggtttttttttaaactgctctCATAAAAACTGACCACACCGGCTGTTTTTCACCCCAAAGCTTGCAGCAGGTGCAGCCACACTTGCCCCGTCCGCCTCCATATGGCAGCGAGGGGCAAACCGAGAGCGAAGCTGCAGGCTGGGAcggcaaacagagagaagaaagagggaaTTAGGAGCCCGTTTTTCCTGAATTAATACCCTCCTCTTGAATGCCGCGCGGAAGAGTAATCGCTGTGGATGTTGGCTTGAAGATATGCGCCGCGCGGTTTGGTTCGTGCGTTTCTTTGGACCGGCAGTGAATTACAGGCCTCCAATCCATTAAGGGGCCATAAATGTTGCGCTTTGTCACTCCGCCCACTCCAGCGACGTCCCGCACAATGACTCTCCAACCGTCGgcgtgttttgtttgtttgcagcgCACAACAAATAGCAGCTTGTTTGcttgctagttttttttttttttttttttggtttttgttcagtttttttgttaGCTCAGGCCCTTAACCTTCAATCAAGTGATTTCCTGACGGCGGTCCGCTCTCACGGCCCTCCGCCTCTCCCCTTTGTCATCCCCACAGCTGCCGAGTCAGTTAGGAAAGGAGCCCACTGGGAGGAAAGGTCGGAGGTCAAACGGTGACGGACAGGAGGGTAAACCAAGAAAGAAGAGGAGCGAAGCAAAGGTTTGTCTCTTACTGAGATAGATCTGTGTTCCgatcagagagagggagggaattCATGTGATAATCCTAAAAAATGATTTCTCTTTTGAAATGTCAGTTTATTAAAACCAACCTCAGCAAAGCCCGTTTGAAGCAGAGAGTGAGGTTAAGGTCACGTCCGAACAGTACAGTAAGATGATGACATTGTTTTTGTTACATATTTACAGGCTCGTAATGTTCAAGCTTCAATCATTTCTCTTATGTGATACAATTAGCtacaaaacatcaaacatttcttttgtctGTAATAAATCTAAAATGTATCCAAGTTTCAGTTCCTTCGTCAGTTAAAGATGTATAAAAGTTtcactgcttttctcttttgttgtcgttttgttgtcatttggcTCATAAAGTCCAGGGTCAGCATTGGACGTAATTTGATCCAGCGACTCATTCAtttttacaatttattttttttgaatatttataatcctgaaggagacaacaagacagtgtgtgttttgtgtgtacCGGTAttttggagaaaatgtgaaCATATTTAGCctttctgaagcttttttttcccccttcagtTCAGACTGAATGGGTTAAAACGAACAAACCCTTCAGGAAATAACTCACAAATCCAATAAAACGCTGCAGAGTTTCTAGACCTGCCGAGTTTTTGACTCTCTTTTGCTTTTCGTGTATTTGCTGCGTTCACATCATTTGATGTTCTGCATGCGATGCCTTCCAGCACGCCGTCACACAGGATGTTATTAAAGACCTAGTGAATCAGCTAATCCTTAAAAACGTTCTACATAGTACATTTTTGGTACTAACCACACAGTTTCCTTGTAAAATGcatatattttttgaaaatatctgtGGTCCATTAGATGTTTGACTGTAATAAAtcgtgtttctttctctctcttcctgcagcagTCGATGATGCTGGATGCCGACGGCGGCAGCCTCTCCCCGGGAAACAAGCCCCACATCTGCGAGCACTGCAGCGCCTCCTTCAGGAGCTCCTATCACCTCCGCAGACACGTCCTCATTCACACAGGTGGCCGCTGCGCTCAGAGAACAAACCGCTGTCGGCAGTGCAGCCTGGGTTTTTGAGAGCGGCCTTTCCTTTTTAGGAATTGATCGATCCGGACTTGACTTGACTCTCGTTGTTGACCACCAGGTGAAAGACCGTTCAGGTGCAGCCAGTGCAACATGAGCTTCATCCAGAAATACCTCCTCCAGCGGCACGAGAAGATCCACAGCGGTGAGTGGCGGAAGGCCTGCAGCCCGGCCGTCCTctgaggagggggcggggccggactGACCGCCTgtgtctgtgctgcaggagagaaGCCGTTCAGCTGCGACCAGTGCAACATGCGGTTCATTCAGAAGTACCACATGGAGAGGCACAAGCGGACGCACAGCGGAGAGAAGCCCTACAGGTGTGAGACCTGCCAACAGGTTCGTGGAaatcctcctccttcccctccagATCTGAAAGAAATCTTTATTCTGGAAAACCAACATGCCCCGTCTCTGCGCTCCAGTATTTTTCTAGAACAGACCGACTGCTGAAGCACAAGCGAACCTGTGGAGAAGCCATAAAGAAGGAGCTGGAGCccgggctgctggagctgggctGCGTAGACCTGGGCCACGGCAGCTATGGGGTCACTCAGGGAACCGCCGGCGGCACGGCGAGGAAGAGGGGCCGCTCCAAAGCCTCCGGCGAGGGGGGGGagcgcaggaggaggaagggggacGGCGGCGCGGCGAGGGGCGCGCCGGAAGGCTTCGGCGTCCACGGCTACTCGGCGGGGAACCACGTGGCGTCGTCCTCCGGCGAGCTGGGGCCCAGCATGCAGCAGGGCCACCACGGCCGCGCCCCCAAGATGGCCTTCAAGAAGGCCAACCGCAAGAGTCTGGACAAGGCGGCCAAGCAGGGCGCgccggagcagggcggggccaTGGACGGCCTCGGGCTCATGCAGGGCCACGGCGCCAAGCCGGGACACGGCGGCAGCAACTACGACGACGCCATGCAGTTCGTGAAGAAGCGGCGCTACCTGcaggcggcgggcggcggcgagTACGACGGGGGCGTCCACCTGTCGGCGCAGCCGTCCGTCATCCGGTGCGACATCGCCGGCGTGCTGGACAGCGACGCCCCCCTGAGCCTGGACCGGTCGGGGATCCCGGACGAGGTGCTGCAGAGCCTGCTGGACCACTACGCCCAGAAGCCCGACGGCCACTTCGACCTGAgcgagcagcaggtggagctgcacgCCGCGCCGGCCGGCGCCGCCAGCCCGTCCGGCGACAAGACCGGCATGATGCACGAGTACTCgcgcttcctgctgcagacgcTGGAGCGCACCACCCACGGCGCCGGCTTCCCCGCCGCCCCGGGCCCCTACAGCGCCTCCCTGTACGCCGACAAGGGCGCGTACTCCGCCTCCCCGCTGGAGTGCGGCTTCGGccagccggccgccgccgccgcctcgccctcGCTGCCCTCCTCCGTGCCAAAGTCCCACTTCGCCATGCT includes these proteins:
- the znf281a gene encoding zinc finger protein 281 isoform X2, translating into MSLIQDKLGNEFLRSNGGVDANFGSGMIMFSHLPPVTSFTRLAAHSVMQDLPPQEMVLKKERDSPDCSMGAHGGGGGLGCAPVGDYIHTAGIKQEKLSEHDYRMPLYGGGLGKGAELLEVTVGNSQNLLVHDLNMGSLPSQLGKEPTGRKGRRSNGDGQEGKPRKKRSEAKSMMLDADGGSLSPGNKPHICEHCSASFRSSYHLRRHVLIHTGERPFRCSQCNMSFIQKYLLQRHEKIHSGEKPFSCDQCNMRFIQKYHMERHKRTHSGEKPYRCETCQQYFSRTDRLLKHKRTCGEAIKKELEPGLLELGCVDLGHGSYGVTQGTAGGTARKRGRSKASGEGGERRRRKGDGGAARGAPEGFGVHGYSAGNHVASSSGELGPSMQQGHHGRAPKMAFKKANRKSLDKAAKQGAPEQGGAMDGLGLMQGHGAKPGHGGSNYDDAMQFVKKRRYLQAAGGGEYDGGVHLSAQPSVIRCDIAGVLDSDAPLSLDRSGIPDEVLQSLLDHYAQKPDGHFDLSEQQVELHAAPAGAASPSGDKTGMMHEYSRFLLQTLERTTHGAGFPAAPGPYSASLYADKGAYSASPLECGFGQPAAAAASPSLPSSVPKSHFAMLTGSSPQHGFHLSGLDASAHQQLTPSQELAEQLEKHSSTPPSSYQISPCDLSGQKEPPPCKPGPPAVYTLAPVQDLTPLDSSKPSYQIENFAQAFGSQFKSDGRGLPYGGESGGELDHRIRTPVSEFSGYTSLLSDVSESVNTGSKTPTSQSYR
- the znf281a gene encoding zinc finger protein 281 isoform X1, whose amino-acid sequence is MSLIQDKLGNEFLRSNGGVDANFGSGMIMFSHLPPVTSFTRLAAHSVMQDLPPQEMVLKKERDSPDCSMGAHGGGGGLGCAPVGDYIHTAGIKQEKLSEHDYRMPLYGGGLGKGAELLEVTVGNSQNLLVHDLNMGSLPSQLGKEPTGRKGRRSNGDGQEGKPRKKRSEAKQSMMLDADGGSLSPGNKPHICEHCSASFRSSYHLRRHVLIHTGERPFRCSQCNMSFIQKYLLQRHEKIHSGEKPFSCDQCNMRFIQKYHMERHKRTHSGEKPYRCETCQQYFSRTDRLLKHKRTCGEAIKKELEPGLLELGCVDLGHGSYGVTQGTAGGTARKRGRSKASGEGGERRRRKGDGGAARGAPEGFGVHGYSAGNHVASSSGELGPSMQQGHHGRAPKMAFKKANRKSLDKAAKQGAPEQGGAMDGLGLMQGHGAKPGHGGSNYDDAMQFVKKRRYLQAAGGGEYDGGVHLSAQPSVIRCDIAGVLDSDAPLSLDRSGIPDEVLQSLLDHYAQKPDGHFDLSEQQVELHAAPAGAASPSGDKTGMMHEYSRFLLQTLERTTHGAGFPAAPGPYSASLYADKGAYSASPLECGFGQPAAAAASPSLPSSVPKSHFAMLTGSSPQHGFHLSGLDASAHQQLTPSQELAEQLEKHSSTPPSSYQISPCDLSGQKEPPPCKPGPPAVYTLAPVQDLTPLDSSKPSYQIENFAQAFGSQFKSDGRGLPYGGESGGELDHRIRTPVSEFSGYTSLLSDVSESVNTGSKTPTSQSYR